From the Phyllobacterium sp. T1293 genome, the window TCTTTTTACCATCACACGTCGCCGTGCAGCGGCGCGCTTATCGGACAGGCGGCCTATTGGGAAGTCGCGTTTCTATAGTGATATGAGCCGCGCGCGTCAAGTGTGCTTGTGCTCTGGTTTTGTGTATTTAACCGACCTCGCGTAATGTTTAACACAACTTTGCCTGCTTTGTACGGTCTCACCACAGGCAATTCTTACATATACGACTTAGGAGCAGGACATGACTGGTCCCATTCAGCGGCCCGGCTACGGGAAGACAGTGTTGGCTGCGGCGTCATTATTGGCGATTCTCTGTGCAGCACCCGCCAGCGCAGAGGAAAGCTACAAATCCGACTACCGGGTTTCCCTGCTTGGCCTGACAATCGCCAAGTCGTACTTCACGACCCGCGTTGCGGACGGTGCCTATGAAGTCTCGGGCAGTTTGCGCAGTTCAGGACTGGTTACGGTGTTTGACGACACCAAAGGTACGATCGACGTCAAAGGTCAATTTACCAAAACCGGAGCAGTGCCGAACTCCTATGTGGTCAAATACCGGCATGGCAAGAAAGACAAGAGCACTTCGATTGCCTTCGCCAAGGGCAATGTGACCGAGACCACCAATGTTCCGCCCGTTCAAAAGAAAGACAAATGGGTGGAGCTCGCGCCTGAGTCCCTGCTGGGCGCCGCGGACCCGATTTCCGGCGTCATGGTCGCAGCCGATAATATCGGTCAGGTCTGCACCCAGACTTTGCATCTTTATGACGGGCAGACGCGGGTCGACCTTAAGCTTTCTCCCGTGGGCGCGCCACAACCGTTCTCTACCAAAGGTTTCAAGGGCGATGCGGTCACCTGCTCGGTCAAATTCATTCCCATCGGCGGCTACCGGCAGGGTCGCGATGCGATCGAATATCTGAAAAACAAGAGCAAGATCAGTCTCACCTTTGCATCGCTCGGCAAGTCCGGTATCTATTCGCCCGTGCAGGCAAAGATCAGCACGCAGATTGGAACGGTTACCGTTTACGCGACCCGTTTTGAAAAGATGCAATAGAAGCGGCAGGGGCGCCGCTCTTTCCTAATGGGGGCGGCGCGTGGCTACGTTTGTCGGGTTTCTTGCGGTAATCATGTGGGCGATGCTCGCACTTTTCACCGATATGTCGGGCAAGGTGCCGCCGTTTCAGCTGACAGCCATGACATTTGCCATTGGTGCCAGCCTCGGGCTGATTTCATGGCTCTGGCGGCCGGGCGCCGCAAAGCATCTGCGCCAACCGGCAAAAGTCTGGTTGCTCGGCGTTGTCGGCCTGTTCGGCTATCATTTCCTTTACTTTACTGCCCTGCGCAATGCGCCTGCGGTTGATGCAAGCCTCATTGCCTATCTCTGGCCGCTGTTCATCGTGGTCGGCTCGGCGCTGATGCCGGGCGAGCGCCTACGCTGGTTTCATGTGGCGGGAACATTGCTCGGCCTTGCCGGTACGGTGCTGATTATCACCAAGGGCGGTAATGTGGGCTTTGAAGCCAAATATGCCTTTGGTTACGCGATGGCCGGGCTCTGTGCGATCACATGGGCTGCCTATTCGCTGCTGTCGCGGCGCTTTGCCAGCGTGCCCACCGATGCGGTGACAGGATTCTGCCTGGCAACGTCTGTTTTGTCGCTGATTGCGCATTTGCGGCTTGAAGAGACCGTATGGCCCCAATCGCCAACGCAATGGCTGGCGGTGCTTGGGCTTGGGCTTTTCCCTGTCGGCGCGGCGTTCTACTGCTGGGACTTTGGCGTCAAGCGCGGCAATATTCAGGTTCTGGGTGCGTTGAGCTATGCATCGCCGCTTTTGTCGACGCTGGTGCTGATCATCGCCGGCGCAGCAGAACCAACGGTTCGTGTTCTCGTGGCTTGTCTGCTCATCACCCTTGGCGCTGTGCTTGCCGCCAAGGAGATGATCTTGCGCAAACCGAAGCCTTAGGGCTGCCAGCCCGGTTCAGCCAGTTCGAACTGGGCAAACTCAAAGCCCGGCGCAACCGTGCAGCCGACAAGCGTCCAGTCGCCAAGAGATTTGGCCGTCTGCCACTGCCCGGCGGGAACCACGGCTTGCGGGCGTTCACCGGCGAGAAGATCAAGCCCAAGCCTGTGCGTTTCATGCGGGCCGCCTTCCTTGGCAATGGTGAGCGCCAGCGGTGCGCCGCCATACCAGTGCCAGACCTCGGCTGCATCCTTTACCCGGTGCCAGGCAGACACCTCGCCCTTTTCCAGAAGAAAATATATGGCTGTGGAATGCCCGCGTCCGCCAACCGGCCAGTCGCCCTGATTGTCGCGAAAAGTCTGGATATAGGCTCCGCCTTCCGGATGCCGTTCCAGCCCGAGTGCTTTGCGGATTTGATCTGCGGTCAATGTCATCAAAAATTATCCTTCCGCTTGCGGATTTCAGTGAAAACAGCCTCGTCGCTGGCATTTTCCAGTTTCAGGTTTCGACGGATTGCCGGATCGTGCCAGCGCAGGAATGGATTGGTGGCCATTTCTCGCAGGATGGTGGTGGGCAGGGTCGGCAAGCCCGCTTCACGCTGGGCGTATACCTCCTTCACCCGTTCCTTCAGCGCCGAATTATCCGGATCGATGGTTACGGCGAACCGTGCATTGCTTTCCGTATATTCATGGCCGCAATAGATCTGGGTATCGACCGGCAGCTTGACCAGATGGTTCAAGGATTTGAACATGGTCGCCGGTGTTCCCTCGAACAGGCGCCCGCAACCGAGTGAAAACAGCGTATCGCCGGTGAAGACGACCTTCGCATCGGGGATATAGTAAGAAATCTCGCCCGCCGTATGGCCGGGTGTCGAAATGACCTCGACATCAAAATTGCCGAAGCGGAAATGGTCGCCGTGTTTCAGCGTCCGGTCAATGCCCGGTATATTGGCCTTCTCCGCATCAGGGCCGAGAATTTCCAGCTTGAAACGGTTTTTCAGCGCCAAATTGGCACCGACATGATCATTGTGGTGATGGGTCGAGAAAATATGCGTGAGTTTCCAGCCCCGGCGTTTCAGGGCTTCCAATACGGGCTTTTCCTCTGGCGCGTCGATGGATGCCGTAAGATCGGTTTCAGGATCGTGGATCAGCACGCCGAAATTATCGCTGAGCGCGGTGAATTGTTCTATCTGGAGATTCGACATGGGAGGGCCTGTGCGGTTTGAACTTTGCCGTCAGGATAGCTAGCTGTCTCCAAGGTGCAACCCATCTTCAAGCCATTTTCTTGATGTTATGATTTGCCATCTGGAACAACGGATAGTCAGATGGTTCCATTTGAATATCCGTTGTTCTAGGCTGATCCCATGCATCTCGACATTATCGATCTTCGCGCCTTCTATGCTTCCACTCTTGGTCATCTGACCGAGCGGGCGATTTCCATGGCTCTTGTGCCGATCTGGCCGAAATTGCCGGGGGAGCGCCTCGTCGGTCTTGGCTATGTCGTGCCCTATCTCGACCGGTTTCGCGGCGACACCGAGCGAACCTTTGCCTTCATGCCTGCCGGGCAGGGCGCCATCAGCTGGCCGCCAGCCGAAGCCTCATCCACGGCACTGGTGTTTGAAGAAGATTTACCGCTGCCTGACTCCGCCGTAGACCGTATTTTGATGGTGCATGCGCTTGAACATGCGGAAGACCCGCGCGAAACCCTGAAAGAAATGTGGCGGGCGCTCGCGCCCAATGGCAGGCTTGTCATTGTCGTGCCGAACCGGCGCGGGCTCTGGGCGCGTTTCGAACATACGCCGTTTGGCAGCGGGCGGCCCTATAGCCGCGGGCAGCTGATCCGTATTTTGCGGGAAACCAATTTCACGCCGGGGCCATGGGCCGAGGCCCTGTTTTTTCCGCCATCATCAAAGCGCTGGATAATGCGTCCTTCCGGATTGTTCGAGCGGATCGGACGGCGTTTTTGGCCTGTTTTTTCGGGTGTGCTTATCGTGGAAGCACAAAAGCGAATTTATCAGGGCTTGCCGGTGGCCAAGCGTTCGTCACGCCGTGTTTTCGTGCCTGTGCTGTCACCACAGGGTACAGCAATGCATCATAAGCTTCATGAAGACTGAGTAGTCTGCATCAGTATTGTGCTTGGTTCGTGTTGCGTGGTTCGACAAGCTCACCATGAGGGAGATGGGTGATGAAAGGGAGTCAGGTTCTGCAACTTTTATGAATTGCAATCTCTACAACCTTCATGATCTGCGATCTATGCGATTATCGTTGCGTCACCCATCTCCCTCATGGTGAGCTTGTCGAACCACGCACCACGGACCACCCAAGCAGCGGCAGCGCTCAACGTCTCAGCAAAAACACCGCTTGTTGGCCAAAGAGGTTCCAGAAACCCCAGGGCATATTGAAACCAAGTCTCTGGCCCAATGCATTCAGGGCCACAGCTGTTTCCACCTGCGCGCCGACTTCCTTTGTCATGTCGACAAAATCATTGATGGTGCAGAAATGGATGTTGGGCGTGTCGTACCAGCTATAGGGCAGTTCTTCCGTCACCGGCATGCGGCCATTGACCAGCAGCGAAGCGCGCATGCGCCAATGGCCGAAATTCGGGAAGGATACGATAGCCTTTTCGCCGATACGCAGAAGTTCGCTTAAAACATTCTTCGGATTGCGGGTGGCCTGCAATGTCTGCGACAGGATCACATAGTCAAAGCCATCATCGGGATAATATTTCAGATCGCTATCCGCATCGCCCTGAATGACCGAAAGGCCGCGCGCCACGCATTCATTGACACCCTTCTGCGACAGTTCGACACCGCGCCCGTCGACATTCTTGGTGTTCTGCAAGAGTTCGAGCAATTGGCCATCATCGCAGCCGACATCAAGCACCCGTGCGCCGGGTTTAACCAGTGATGCGATGACATCAAAGTCGACGCGGGGTGTGGTGTTGATGCTCATGGTTGCAAAAGCCCCTTGGCGCGCGCTGCGGAGCGGATGAAACCATTGATGGCCGAAAACATCTCCGGCTCATCCAGCAGGAAAGCGTCATGGCCGCGATCCGTCTCGATTTCGACGAACGATACGGATGCACCGGCGGCATTCAGCGCATGGGCAACGGTGCGGCTTTCGCTGGTTGGAAACAGCCAGTCGCTGGTGAAGGAAACAATGCAGAAACGCGTCTTTGATCCGGCAAAAGCCTCGGCCAGCCGCCCCTGATGCTCCGCCGCCAGATCGAAATAATCCATGGCGCGGGTCATATAGAGGTAGGAATTGGGATCAAAACGATCAACGAATGACATGCCCTGATGGCGCAGATAGCTCTCGATCTGGAAATCCGCATCAAAACCAAAAGTCACATTCTGCCGGTCCTGCAGGTTGCGTCCGAATTTGCGGTGCAGGGCCGTTTCCGACAGATAGGTGATATGCGCCGCCATGCGGGCCACAGAGAGGCCTTTGCGCGGGATGGTGCCTTGTTCCAGATAGCGGCCTTCCTTCCACTCAGGGTCCGCCATGACTGCCTGACGGCCCACTTCATGGAACGCAATGTTCTGCGAGGAGTGGCGAGCACCGGTGGCAATGGCAACGGCGGAAAAAACCCGGTCGGAATGGCTGGAGGCCCATTCGAGCACCTGCATGCCGCCCATGGAACCGCCAACGACAGCAAACAACTGCTTGATGCCAAAATGGTCGACCAGCATGGCCTGTGCCCGCACCATATCGGCAATGGTGATGATCGACAGGTCAAGCGCATAGGGCGTGCCCGTGGCGGGGTTGATTGAGGCTGGGCCTGTGGAGCCAAGACAGCCGCCAAGCACATTGGAACAGATAACGAAGAAACGGTCCGTATCCACAGGCTTGCCGGGTCCAACAAGCGTCTCCCACCAGCCATTCTTGCCGGTCACAGGGTGGGCATTTGCCACATGCTGGTCGCCTGTTAGCGCATGGCAGATGAGGATGGCATTCGACTTGTCTGAATTGAGCGTACCATAGCTCTGATACGCGATGCGGAATGGCGAAAGCACAACACCGCTATCGAGACGCAACGGCTTGTCGGCGCCAAAATCCACCACAGGACTATGGGGATTTGTCGCTTCCTGACTTCTCTGGTCGTTACCGGCGGGCGCTTTGCTTGGCTTGGTCATGTTCACATGGTTATATCTTTATGGGTGGTTAGCTATGGTCGCGCTACCCGCAAAGTCAATGGTTTCTTTGATTTTCGAGGCCGCGTGTCGCAAGTTGGGCTCGACATCGGGCCTATTGGCGGTTATGCCCCGTGACTTGAGCCTTTCCTGTTTGAACAGAAAAGGCGCGCCTGCAATGACCATCGATTTCAACGATGCTACGGATCTTGAGAATCATGACAACCACATTGAAAGACACGCGTCCTACTCCGAAGCCCGGCATTCTCGATATTGCCGCCTATACGCCCGGCAAGGAATCGGCTCCCGGCGTTGCCAAGGTCTATAAGCTCTCTTCCAATGAAACCCCTCTGGGCGCGAGCAAGCACGCGACCGAGGCCTATCATGCTGCCTCTGAACGCCTTGAAATCTATCCGGATGGTCAGGCTGCGCTGCTCAAGAAGGCAATTGCCGATGTTCATGGCCTGAACGCCGATAATATTTTGTGCGGCAATGGCTCGGACGAACTGCTTGGCCTGTTGTGTCAGACCTATCTCGCACCGGGTGATGAAGCCATTTACACCGAGCATGGCTTCATGGTGTACAAGATTTACATCATGGCCGCTGGCGCAACGCCGGTTATTGCCAAGGAAAAGAATGAGCAGGCGGAAGTCGACGCCATTCTTGCTGCGGTGACACCGCAGACCAAGATCGTGTTCCTTGCCAATCCGAATAACCCGACCGGCACCTATATTCCGTTCGGAGAGGTGCGGCGTCTGCATGCGGGCTTGCCAAAGAATGTGCTGCTCGTGGTTGATGCGGCCTATGCGGAATATGTGCGCCGCAATGATTACGAAGCCGGTGTTGAACTTGTCTCATCGTTCGAAAACGTCGTGATGACCCGCACTTTCTCGAAAATCCACGGCCTTGCCGCGTTGCGCATTGGCTGGATGTTCGCGCCTGCGCATGTCATCGATGCGGTCAACCGTATCCGTGGTCCGTTCAACCTGAATTCCGCTGCCATCGCTGCGGGTGCTGCGGCTATCCGCGACCGCGCGCATGTGGATAAGGCTATCGCCTTCAACGAAAAGTGGCTGCCCTGGTTGACGGATGAACTGTCGGCACTGGGCCTGCGGGTAACACCGTCGGTTGGCAATTTCCTGCTCGTCCACTTTCCTGATGATGCGGCGAAGTCGGCGGAAAAGGCCGATGCCTATCTCACCAGTCGAGGCTATATTTTGCGCCGCGTTACGGGCTACGGATTCCCGAACGCGCTGCGCCTTACCATTGGGTCCGAGGAAGCCAATCGCGGCGTAGTCGCTGCACTCTCCGAATTCATGAAGTAGCAAATGTCTAAAATTCATTTCGATACAATTGCACTGATCGGCATTGGTCTGATCGGTTCGTCGCTGGCGCGCGTCATCAAACGCGAAGGTCTGGCCGATCACATCGTCATCTCAACCCGCAGCGAAAGCACGCTGAAACGCGCAGAGGCGCTTGGCCTTGGTGACAGCTACGTCCTCGACAGCGCCGAGGCGGTCAGGAATGCCGATCTCGTCATCATTTCCGTGCCCGTTGGTTCATCCGGTGCTGTTGCCAAACATATTGCCGGATCGCTGAAACCGGGTGCAATCGTCACCGATGTCGGTTCGACCAAGGGCTCGGTTATCGCGCAGATGCAGCCGGAACTGCCCACAAACGTCCATTTCATTCCAGGCCACCCGCTGGCGGGTACAGAATATTCAGGCCCCGATGCGGGCTTTGCCGAACTCTTCTCCAATCGCTGGTGCATTCTGACGCCGCTTGAGGGGACTGATCCTGTGGCGCTCGACCGGCTGACGAAATTCTGGGAAGCCTGCGGTTCGCGTCTGGATACGATGGACCCCACGCACCATGACCGGGTGCTGGCCATTGTTTCGCATTTGCCGCATATCATTGCCTACAACATTGTCGGCACGGCAAGTGATCTGGAAGAAGTGACCAATTCGGAAGTGATCAAATATTCCGCTTCCGGCTTTCGCGACTTCACCCGCCTTGCGGCTTCAGACCCGACCATGTGGCGCGATGTGTGCCTGCATAACAAGGATGCAATTCTTGAAATGCTGGCGCGGTTTTCCGAAGACCTTGCCTCGCTGCAGCGGTCGATCCGCTGGGGTGATGGCGATGCGCTGTTCGATCTCTTCACCCGCACCCGTGCTGTCAGGCGCGGGATTATCGATGCGGGTCAGGAAGTGGATGCGCCCGATTTTGGCCGGCAGAAAGCCAGCGCTTCAAGTTCTTGATGTCGTGTGGCGCGCGCAAGCTCAGGAAGCTCACCGGGTTGAAACAACGGGTGCTTTACCAGCGCTCCGGCGTTGATTTGGGGTGAGGCATCGCAGCCAACCTCTTTACCCTCACAATGAAGGCAAGCGCCCGATACTGATGAAGCCCACCGACATCTTCCCGTTTTTCACAGTGACGGGAAGGGTGGGGGCGCCGCTGGCATCCTTCGGCACAAAGGCCATGGCCTGCACCACGGATGAAATGATCTTGTCCTGACCGGGGAGCACATTTTTCATGGTGCTGGCGACGCTTTCAGGATTGCGCATGGTTATCTTGAAGTCACCGCTGATACGGCCATCATCCGCCACGGAAAACGGCCCTGAAATAGCAATGCCACTACCATCGGGCAAAGCAAGATCAACACGGCGCAGCATGCCGGACTGTCCGCGCAAGACTGACAGATCGCGCTCCGGCTTGCCGATCAGGGCAAAACCATTTGCCAGCTGGATATCGGCTGCGCCGGTCAGTTCCGGCAAGGGCTTGTCGTAAACGGTGTTGTCGGCAATTTTCAGGCTGCTGAAAGACAGTGCAATGTCCATGACAGGCTCGATGGCGCGGAAATGCAGCTGGCCATCCTTCAGCGTTGCCAATGGTGTACCGGCACCATCTGGATTGTGCTGGTTGATCACGACATTGCGCCCCTCAACCGAGAGACGGCGGGGAATAGGTTTATCAAGCCGAACGCTCGATTTGAGATTGTCCCAGTTCAGATCAAGCGGTGCCATACCCGGCACGCTGACCGAGGCAGGGCTGTCAACCTCGCTGACGATGTGGAATGGCGCATAGATCTGCGCGGCCGAGCGGAAAGCACCCGTATGAACCGAAACATTCTTGGCCTGATCAACCCATGAAACGCTGGAGCAGTTGAGGCCAAGGCGGAAGGGATAGCCACTGGCCCCGGCATTTTCGCAGGCGGCGTTGATGCCCTTGGCTTGCAGACCGGCAATATTGGTGGCAACGCGCGTTTCCAGCATATTGGCGAGATAATACCATCCGCCCGTATAGAGCAGGCCGACAATGACGATACCTGCGGCAAGGAAACGGATGCGCCTTCCGGCATTGTAGCTTTTGTCTGGAGTCCTTGACGTCATGGTCCGTGTCTCGCTATCGGTCAGTAAAGAAGCTTCGCATCGAAGCACAGCTATCAGGACGGATATGGGCGATTTTTGGGTCTTTGGCTATGGGTCTCTCATGTGGAAGCCCGGCTTTGCACATGTTGAAACGATGCATGCGCGTCTTCATGGCTACCGCCGGGCGCTTTGCGTGCATTCCTATGTGCATCGCGGAACACCGGAGCGTCCCGGACTGGTGCTTGGGCTTGATCACGGCGGTTCATGTCTCGGCCTCGCCTTCCGGGTTCCCGGCGATCTCCAGGAGGAAGTTGTGTCCTATCTGCGCGAGCGGGAACTGGTAACGAATGTTTATCTCGAAAAGCGGCTGGCGGTGCGTCTCAAGGACGGACGCAAGGTCGAAGCGCTGACCTATGTGGTCGACCGCAAACATGTGCAATATGCCGGTGCGCTGACTGTGGAGCAAGCCGCTGCTGCTGTGCGCGGTTCGGTTGGCCAGTCAGGCCGCAACGAGGACTATGTGCACAGCACGCTGGAGCACATGCGCAAAATGAATATCCGTGACCACTGGTTTGAAACGCTGGTGGCTGCAATTGATAGCAAGCAGGGATAGGTGCAAATTTAGGGGCTTGGTGGGGGATTGGTTCGTGGTTCGAGAGGCTCACCATGAGGGAGAGGGGTGATGCATCGATAGTCGCCAGCGTTGCAGAATATCCAATCACCGATCTTGCAGAACTTGGCTCCTTACAAACCCACCCCACCGTCATCCTCGGGCTTGACCCGAGGACCCATGAATTGAGTTCGAACGAACCTGAATGCCCGGCGCTTTTAAAGTGTGGGTCCTCGGGTCAAGCCCGAGGATGACGGAGATAGGTGGATTGCAGGGTGCCTTATTCTGCAGCGTTGGCGACTATCGATCACCCATCTCCCTCATGGTTGTTATGTCGAACCACGCACACTATTCACGCAAAGAGGCTTGTAGCTTCAGACAATCACACCCAGTTCCTTCAGCCGCTGCACTGCCGTTGGCGGCATGGGTGGTGGATTGTCTGATCTGGCTGCTTCAATCAACAGTTCGTCACAGGCGGCTTCCGTCACCTCCTGCAGCTTTCGCAGGAAAGCCTCCGCATCCAGACCCGGCTGGATTGGTGGCAGGATGCGGCAGCGGATTGTGCCGGGAAAGCGCCGGAATTTGCGGCGCGGCCAGTACAGGCCGGCGACATGGGCAATGGGCAAAACAGGCACACCAAGTTCGCTGTAGATATGCGCCACGCCATATTTATAGGCTGGCG encodes:
- a CDS encoding DUF2125 domain-containing protein, with the protein product MTSRTPDKSYNAGRRIRFLAAGIVIVGLLYTGGWYYLANMLETRVATNIAGLQAKGINAACENAGASGYPFRLGLNCSSVSWVDQAKNVSVHTGAFRSAAQIYAPFHIVSEVDSPASVSVPGMAPLDLNWDNLKSSVRLDKPIPRRLSVEGRNVVINQHNPDGAGTPLATLKDGQLHFRAIEPVMDIALSFSSLKIADNTVYDKPLPELTGAADIQLANGFALIGKPERDLSVLRGQSGMLRRVDLALPDGSGIAISGPFSVADDGRISGDFKITMRNPESVASTMKNVLPGQDKIISSVVQAMAFVPKDASGAPTLPVTVKNGKMSVGFISIGRLPSL
- the gloB gene encoding hydroxyacylglutathione hydrolase — its product is MSNLQIEQFTALSDNFGVLIHDPETDLTASIDAPEEKPVLEALKRRGWKLTHIFSTHHHNDHVGANLALKNRFKLEILGPDAEKANIPGIDRTLKHGDHFRFGNFDVEVISTPGHTAGEISYYIPDAKVVFTGDTLFSLGCGRLFEGTPATMFKSLNHLVKLPVDTQIYCGHEYTESNARFAVTIDPDNSALKERVKEVYAQREAGLPTLPTTILREMATNPFLRWHDPAIRRNLKLENASDEAVFTEIRKRKDNF
- the metW gene encoding methionine biosynthesis protein MetW, with the protein product MSINTTPRVDFDVIASLVKPGARVLDVGCDDGQLLELLQNTKNVDGRGVELSQKGVNECVARGLSVIQGDADSDLKYYPDDGFDYVILSQTLQATRNPKNVLSELLRIGEKAIVSFPNFGHWRMRASLLVNGRMPVTEELPYSWYDTPNIHFCTINDFVDMTKEVGAQVETAVALNALGQRLGFNMPWGFWNLFGQQAVFLLRR
- a CDS encoding gamma-glutamylcyclotransferase, producing MGDFWVFGYGSLMWKPGFAHVETMHARLHGYRRALCVHSYVHRGTPERPGLVLGLDHGGSCLGLAFRVPGDLQEEVVSYLRERELVTNVYLEKRLAVRLKDGRKVEALTYVVDRKHVQYAGALTVEQAAAAVRGSVGQSGRNEDYVHSTLEHMRKMNIRDHWFETLVAAIDSKQG
- a CDS encoding cupin domain-containing protein gives rise to the protein MTLTADQIRKALGLERHPEGGAYIQTFRDNQGDWPVGGRGHSTAIYFLLEKGEVSAWHRVKDAAEVWHWYGGAPLALTIAKEGGPHETHRLGLDLLAGERPQAVVPAGQWQTAKSLGDWTLVGCTVAPGFEFAQFELAEPGWQP
- a CDS encoding DUF3108 domain-containing protein, yielding MTGPIQRPGYGKTVLAAASLLAILCAAPASAEESYKSDYRVSLLGLTIAKSYFTTRVADGAYEVSGSLRSSGLVTVFDDTKGTIDVKGQFTKTGAVPNSYVVKYRHGKKDKSTSIAFAKGNVTETTNVPPVQKKDKWVELAPESLLGAADPISGVMVAADNIGQVCTQTLHLYDGQTRVDLKLSPVGAPQPFSTKGFKGDAVTCSVKFIPIGGYRQGRDAIEYLKNKSKISLTFASLGKSGIYSPVQAKISTQIGTVTVYATRFEKMQ
- the metX gene encoding homoserine O-acetyltransferase MetX, whose amino-acid sequence is MTKPSKAPAGNDQRSQEATNPHSPVVDFGADKPLRLDSGVVLSPFRIAYQSYGTLNSDKSNAILICHALTGDQHVANAHPVTGKNGWWETLVGPGKPVDTDRFFVICSNVLGGCLGSTGPASINPATGTPYALDLSIITIADMVRAQAMLVDHFGIKQLFAVVGGSMGGMQVLEWASSHSDRVFSAVAIATGARHSSQNIAFHEVGRQAVMADPEWKEGRYLEQGTIPRKGLSVARMAAHITYLSETALHRKFGRNLQDRQNVTFGFDADFQIESYLRHQGMSFVDRFDPNSYLYMTRAMDYFDLAAEHQGRLAEAFAGSKTRFCIVSFTSDWLFPTSESRTVAHALNAAGASVSFVEIETDRGHDAFLLDEPEMFSAINGFIRSAARAKGLLQP
- the hisC gene encoding histidinol-phosphate transaminase, which encodes MTTTLKDTRPTPKPGILDIAAYTPGKESAPGVAKVYKLSSNETPLGASKHATEAYHAASERLEIYPDGQAALLKKAIADVHGLNADNILCGNGSDELLGLLCQTYLAPGDEAIYTEHGFMVYKIYIMAAGATPVIAKEKNEQAEVDAILAAVTPQTKIVFLANPNNPTGTYIPFGEVRRLHAGLPKNVLLVVDAAYAEYVRRNDYEAGVELVSSFENVVMTRTFSKIHGLAALRIGWMFAPAHVIDAVNRIRGPFNLNSAAIAAGAAAIRDRAHVDKAIAFNEKWLPWLTDELSALGLRVTPSVGNFLLVHFPDDAAKSAEKADAYLTSRGYILRRVTGYGFPNALRLTIGSEEANRGVVAALSEFMK
- a CDS encoding class I SAM-dependent methyltransferase, which produces MHLDIIDLRAFYASTLGHLTERAISMALVPIWPKLPGERLVGLGYVVPYLDRFRGDTERTFAFMPAGQGAISWPPAEASSTALVFEEDLPLPDSAVDRILMVHALEHAEDPRETLKEMWRALAPNGRLVIVVPNRRGLWARFEHTPFGSGRPYSRGQLIRILRETNFTPGPWAEALFFPPSSKRWIMRPSGLFERIGRRFWPVFSGVLIVEAQKRIYQGLPVAKRSSRRVFVPVLSPQGTAMHHKLHED
- the yddG gene encoding aromatic amino acid exporter YddG codes for the protein MWAMLALFTDMSGKVPPFQLTAMTFAIGASLGLISWLWRPGAAKHLRQPAKVWLLGVVGLFGYHFLYFTALRNAPAVDASLIAYLWPLFIVVGSALMPGERLRWFHVAGTLLGLAGTVLIITKGGNVGFEAKYAFGYAMAGLCAITWAAYSLLSRRFASVPTDAVTGFCLATSVLSLIAHLRLEETVWPQSPTQWLAVLGLGLFPVGAAFYCWDFGVKRGNIQVLGALSYASPLLSTLVLIIAGAAEPTVRVLVACLLITLGAVLAAKEMILRKPKP
- a CDS encoding prephenate/arogenate dehydrogenase family protein — protein: MSKIHFDTIALIGIGLIGSSLARVIKREGLADHIVISTRSESTLKRAEALGLGDSYVLDSAEAVRNADLVIISVPVGSSGAVAKHIAGSLKPGAIVTDVGSTKGSVIAQMQPELPTNVHFIPGHPLAGTEYSGPDAGFAELFSNRWCILTPLEGTDPVALDRLTKFWEACGSRLDTMDPTHHDRVLAIVSHLPHIIAYNIVGTASDLEEVTNSEVIKYSASGFRDFTRLAASDPTMWRDVCLHNKDAILEMLARFSEDLASLQRSIRWGDGDALFDLFTRTRAVRRGIIDAGQEVDAPDFGRQKASASSS